TGGGTCAATTTTGGAGCCGGAACCACAAATTCGAATTTAAAGAACAACTATTCCGAAATAACTCTGTATTTCAACGAAAAGAGACATTGCACCGGCCTCAAATTTTTAGGCGTGCTCTGCGGGGACCACGTAAAAACCGCTGTCGGCACGATGTTAAACACGGGTACAATTATTGGAGTCGGTGCCAATATATTCAAACCTGGGTTGACGGACAAGTACATACCTTCATTTTCCTGGGGTCCCGGAGAAAAATACTCTTTTGATAAATTCTTGAAAACAGCCCGAATCGTAATGGAGAGAAGAGAAAAGTCTATGCCCCAATCATCCGAAGAATTGCTGGAATCAATTTTCCAAAAATCATGATACATCTCATAGCCGTTGTTTTTGTTTTGAATATTGAGGGCTTTGATCCTGACAGAAGGGCATCGGAGTGGATAAGAGAAGGTTTTTCTTCCCCTCTTTCTCAAGACATCATGGAAAAAACGACACTTTTGGGAGATGGAAGAAACATAATACTGTT
This portion of the candidate division WOR-3 bacterium genome encodes:
- a CDS encoding glucose-1-phosphate thymidylyltransferase; the protein is HILNGCSFGPQCKLSGEISNSIILGYSNKQHYGFLGSSYIGEWVNFGAGTTNSNLKNNYSEITLYFNEKRHCTGLKFLGVLCGDHVKTAVGTMLNTGTIIGVGANIFKPGLTDKYIPSFSWGPGEKYSFDKFLKTARIVMERREKSMPQSSEELLESIFQKS